In one Pseudoclavibacter sp. Marseille-Q3772 genomic region, the following are encoded:
- the uvrB gene encoding excinuclease ABC subunit UvrB: MEPTRAVRPFEVVSEYEPAGDQPQAIAELAKRINAGETDVVLLGATGTGKSATAAWLVEQVQRPTLVLAHNKTLAAQLANEFRQLLPNNAVEYFVSYYDYYQPEAYVPQTDTFIEKDSSINEEVERLRHSTTNSLLSRRDVVVVSTVSCIYGLGKPEEYFSSMVALHVGDMISREELIRRFVSMQYSRNDVAFQRGTFRVRGDTIEIIPVYEELAVRIEFFGDEVDAISMLNPLTGDVVSEADSVSVFPASHYVASTDVMHRAMDGIRNELRERLAQLREQNKLLEAQRLEMRTTFDLEMMEQIGFTSGIENYSMHIDGRKPGEPPHCLLDYFPDDFLLIIDESHVTVPQIGAMYEGDASRKRTLVEHGFRLPSALDNRPLRWDEFTERIGQTVYLSATPGKYELARADGVVEQIIRPTGLVDPKIVVKPTEGQIDDLLEEVRARVERDERVLVTTLTKRMAEDLTDFLGEHGVRVRYLHSDVDTLRRVELLSELRAGEFDVLVGINLLREGLDLPEVSLVAILDADKEGFLRSSTSLIQTIGRAARNVSGEVHMYADKVTEAMRFAIDETERRRAKQIAYNEEHGIDPKPLRKKINDITAMLIREGKDTEALLGEAHDERRSAAPNLRREGIAAAGAQQLETMIADLNDQMLAAASELKFELAARLRDELADLKQELRSMERAGHA; encoded by the coding sequence ATCGAACCCACTCGTGCCGTGCGTCCGTTCGAGGTCGTCAGTGAATATGAGCCTGCCGGTGACCAGCCGCAAGCGATCGCCGAGCTCGCCAAGCGGATCAACGCCGGAGAAACCGATGTTGTATTGCTCGGTGCCACCGGTACGGGTAAGTCAGCAACTGCGGCATGGCTCGTGGAGCAGGTGCAGCGTCCCACACTGGTACTCGCACATAACAAAACGCTCGCGGCGCAACTGGCAAACGAATTTCGACAATTGCTGCCGAACAACGCCGTCGAATACTTCGTGTCGTATTACGACTACTACCAGCCGGAAGCCTACGTACCGCAGACCGATACCTTCATTGAGAAAGACTCCTCAATTAATGAAGAGGTCGAACGTCTGCGTCACTCCACAACCAACTCCCTGCTCTCGCGGCGCGATGTGGTGGTGGTGTCCACGGTTTCGTGCATCTACGGTTTGGGAAAACCCGAGGAGTATTTCTCGTCGATGGTTGCTCTGCACGTCGGCGATATGATCAGCCGCGAAGAACTCATTCGTCGCTTCGTATCGATGCAATACAGCCGCAATGACGTTGCCTTCCAACGCGGCACATTTCGCGTGCGCGGCGACACGATCGAGATCATTCCCGTGTATGAAGAACTCGCGGTGCGTATCGAATTCTTCGGTGATGAGGTGGATGCGATCTCCATGCTGAATCCGCTCACCGGTGATGTGGTTAGCGAAGCCGACTCCGTGAGTGTCTTTCCCGCATCTCACTATGTCGCCAGTACCGATGTCATGCACCGGGCGATGGACGGAATCCGAAACGAGCTCCGCGAACGGCTCGCTCAGCTGCGCGAGCAGAACAAGCTCCTAGAAGCACAGCGACTGGAGATGCGCACGACGTTCGATCTCGAGATGATGGAACAGATTGGCTTCACCTCGGGTATCGAGAACTATTCCATGCATATTGACGGTCGTAAGCCGGGGGAGCCGCCCCACTGCTTGCTCGACTATTTCCCCGATGACTTCCTGCTTATCATCGACGAGTCACACGTGACTGTGCCGCAAATCGGCGCCATGTACGAGGGGGATGCGTCCCGCAAACGCACACTTGTCGAGCATGGCTTCCGACTGCCTTCGGCGCTGGATAACCGGCCGCTGCGATGGGACGAATTCACCGAGCGTATCGGGCAAACTGTGTATCTGTCGGCGACCCCGGGTAAGTATGAGCTCGCACGTGCCGACGGTGTGGTCGAACAGATTATTCGCCCGACCGGTTTGGTTGATCCCAAGATTGTGGTGAAACCGACCGAGGGGCAAATTGATGACCTCTTAGAAGAGGTACGCGCCCGGGTGGAGCGAGACGAGCGGGTTCTGGTGACCACCCTCACCAAACGAATGGCGGAGGATCTCACTGACTTCCTCGGCGAACACGGTGTTCGTGTGCGCTATCTGCACTCGGATGTTGACACGCTGCGTCGAGTCGAGCTCCTCAGTGAGCTGCGCGCGGGCGAGTTCGATGTGCTTGTCGGTATCAACCTCTTGCGTGAGGGCCTTGACCTACCGGAAGTCTCGTTGGTTGCGATTCTGGATGCAGATAAAGAGGGCTTTTTGCGCTCATCCACGTCGCTCATCCAGACCATCGGCCGTGCCGCACGTAATGTCTCCGGCGAAGTACACATGTACGCCGATAAGGTCACCGAGGCGATGCGCTTCGCTATCGATGAGACCGAGCGGCGCCGCGCGAAACAGATCGCCTACAACGAAGAACACGGGATCGACCCGAAGCCGCTGCGCAAGAAAATCAACGACATCACCGCGATGCTTATCCGCGAGGGCAAAGACACCGAGGCGCTATTGGGTGAAGCCCACGACGAGCGTCGATCGGCGGCCCCAAACCTGCGCCGTGAAGGTATTGCCGCTGCCGGAGCGCAGCAGCTCGAGACCATGATCGCCGACCTGAACGACCAAATGCTTGCGGCCGCATCCGAACTCAAATTTGAATTGGCCGCACGCCTGCGAGACGAACTGGCCGATTTGAAACAGGAATTGCGGTCAATGGAGCGTGCCGGTCACGCGTAG
- a CDS encoding YigZ family protein gives MPATQDTTIAYGVLTRDYCHEIEIKRSRFICYLSRVESTAQARDAIAQVRAEHRTARHHCTAHVIGPDRMERRSNDDGEPSGTAGMPMLDALTKFQRPGADTPDCSDLVAVVVRYFGGVLLGAGGLVHAYSDAVSQALQRAQFHTRRRMHRFSLPAPHADAGRWENELRAENVTVLETQYELETARIQLAIVDEPAQHARLHERIAALTAGSATLEDAGVAWVG, from the coding sequence ATGCCCGCAACCCAGGACACCACGATCGCCTATGGGGTACTCACTCGCGATTACTGCCACGAAATCGAGATCAAACGATCCAGATTTATCTGTTACCTCTCACGGGTCGAGTCCACGGCGCAGGCTCGGGATGCCATTGCGCAAGTTCGCGCGGAGCACCGCACCGCGCGTCACCATTGCACAGCGCATGTGATTGGCCCCGATCGAATGGAACGGCGATCGAACGACGACGGTGAGCCTTCGGGCACCGCGGGTATGCCCATGCTGGATGCGCTCACGAAGTTTCAGCGCCCGGGTGCCGATACACCGGACTGTTCCGATCTGGTTGCGGTGGTGGTGCGCTATTTCGGCGGTGTGCTGCTGGGGGCAGGCGGTCTCGTTCACGCGTATTCGGATGCGGTCTCACAGGCCCTGCAGCGGGCACAGTTCCATACGCGGCGGCGGATGCATCGTTTCTCGCTCCCTGCGCCACATGCGGATGCGGGGCGATGGGAAAACGAATTGCGTGCCGAGAATGTCACCGTACTCGAAACCCAATACGAGCTAGAGACCGCACGCATCCAACTCGCGATTGTTGATGAGCCGGCACAGCACGCCCGCCTACACGAGCGGATCGCAGCGCTCACCGCAGGCTCAGCAACACTAGAGGATGCGGGCGTCGCCTGGGTCGGCTGA
- the coaE gene encoding dephospho-CoA kinase (Dephospho-CoA kinase (CoaE) performs the final step in coenzyme A biosynthesis.) — MTTIALTGGIASGKTTIANRLRELGAVVIDADEIAREITVAGSPVLRAIRERFGDGVITESGELDRKALAAIVFADEDALRALNDITHPVIRDVTNRRIETVREEDPDAIFVHDIPLLAENRSNYDYDEIWVADAPAEERLERLMADRRMTRAEAQARIDAQVSDEERRMIADVVIDTMQPMAETITIVDELFARLRETGGAASEDVHYDELPQRTPEEERIVEP; from the coding sequence ATGACGACAATCGCATTGACCGGTGGAATTGCTTCCGGGAAAACAACGATCGCGAATCGACTGCGTGAGCTTGGAGCAGTGGTCATCGATGCGGATGAGATTGCTCGCGAGATCACTGTTGCTGGCTCGCCAGTGCTGCGGGCTATCCGAGAGCGTTTCGGAGACGGAGTGATCACGGAGTCGGGTGAGCTTGATCGCAAGGCGCTCGCCGCGATCGTGTTTGCAGACGAAGACGCATTGCGCGCGTTGAACGACATCACCCATCCGGTGATCCGCGATGTCACGAACCGTCGGATCGAAACGGTGCGTGAAGAAGACCCGGACGCGATTTTCGTTCATGACATCCCGCTATTAGCCGAGAACCGCTCGAATTACGATTACGACGAGATTTGGGTGGCGGATGCGCCGGCTGAGGAACGACTAGAGCGGCTGATGGCGGATCGGCGAATGACCCGAGCTGAAGCCCAGGCCCGAATTGATGCGCAGGTGAGTGACGAGGAACGCCGCATGATCGCGGACGTAGTGATCGATACCATGCAGCCGATGGCGGAGACGATCACAATCGTTGATGAGCTCTTTGCGCGATTGCGTGAGACCGGCGGTGCAGCGAGCGAGGACGTGCACTACGACGAGCTGCCGCAGCGCACCCCCGAAGAAGAACGCATCGTCGAACCGTAA
- a CDS encoding DUF4126 domain-containing protein: protein MFELLTGTGLAAASGLGAFAPLLALGGLDRFTDLVSLPEGWAWLGSDTALILLGVLTLIDIIADKIPAVDSVNDIIQTVIRPASGGIAFGAGSAATTVAVPTPDQLYSTQVWLPVILGIVIALASHLTKSSTRLASHAVSAGAAGPVLSASEDAMSIGLIAAAILAPVAVVVVLAALIYLAITLGRWFAQRKTRARAQNTLANASS, encoded by the coding sequence GTGTTCGAACTGCTCACGGGAACCGGATTAGCTGCCGCATCCGGTCTGGGCGCTTTCGCTCCCCTGCTCGCACTCGGCGGCCTGGACCGATTCACCGACCTGGTGTCATTACCGGAAGGATGGGCATGGCTCGGAAGCGATACGGCGCTGATTCTGCTCGGGGTACTCACGCTTATCGACATCATTGCCGACAAGATCCCCGCTGTCGACTCCGTTAACGACATCATCCAGACCGTCATCCGCCCCGCATCCGGAGGCATCGCTTTCGGCGCCGGTAGCGCCGCAACAACGGTCGCCGTACCCACACCAGACCAGCTGTACAGCACGCAGGTGTGGCTGCCGGTGATCCTCGGCATTGTCATTGCCCTGGCTAGTCACCTAACGAAATCCAGTACCAGGCTCGCATCCCATGCGGTGTCCGCGGGCGCTGCCGGGCCCGTACTGAGCGCCAGTGAGGATGCAATGAGTATTGGCCTGATCGCCGCCGCCATTCTCGCTCCAGTCGCGGTGGTCGTAGTACTGGCCGCACTCATCTACCTCGCAATCACGCTCGGCCGCTGGTTCGCTCAACGCAAGACCCGCGCACGCGCACAGAACACACTCGCGAACGCATCCAGCTAG
- the rpsA gene encoding 30S ribosomal protein S1 → MTNTTTESAKSQIAVNDIGSAEDFLAAVEETMKYFNDGDLISGTVVRIDRDEVLLDVGYKTEGVIPSRELSIKHDVDPNEVVEIGDAVEALVIQKEDKEGRLLLSKKRAQYERAWGDVEKIKEDDGVVTGTVIEVVKGGLIVDIGLRGFLPASLIELRRVRDLTPYLGQEIEAKILELDKNRNNVVLSRRALLEQTQSETRANFLNELQKGQVRKGVVSSIVNFGAFVDLGGVDGLVHVSELSWKHIDHASEVVEVGQEVTVEVLEVDMDRERVSLSLKATQEDPWQVLARTHAIGQIVLGKVTKLVPFGAFLRVADGIEGLVHISELSHQHIETADQVVSVGDELFVKIIDIDLERRRISLSLKQANEGVDPDGTEFDPATYGMLAEYDEQGNYKYPEGFNPDTNEWMEGFEAQREAWEQEYAQAQSRWEAHKEQVRAAQAAAADAPEQQPAPASSFSSESDDSLGTLADDESLAALREKLAGN, encoded by the coding sequence ATGACAAACACCACGACCGAATCGGCTAAATCGCAGATCGCCGTAAACGACATTGGCTCTGCAGAGGACTTCCTCGCCGCGGTCGAAGAGACCATGAAGTACTTCAACGACGGCGACCTGATCTCGGGTACCGTCGTTCGAATTGACCGCGACGAGGTACTGCTCGACGTTGGTTACAAGACCGAGGGTGTCATCCCCTCTCGTGAACTTTCGATCAAGCACGATGTCGACCCCAATGAAGTTGTCGAGATCGGTGACGCGGTCGAGGCACTTGTCATCCAGAAGGAAGACAAGGAAGGTCGCCTGCTCCTGTCGAAGAAGCGCGCACAGTACGAGCGCGCCTGGGGCGACGTTGAGAAGATCAAGGAAGACGACGGCGTCGTTACCGGTACCGTCATCGAGGTTGTCAAGGGTGGTCTCATCGTTGACATCGGCCTGCGCGGCTTCCTGCCCGCATCCCTGATCGAGCTCCGTCGTGTTCGCGACCTCACCCCGTACCTGGGGCAGGAGATCGAAGCCAAGATTCTTGAGCTTGACAAGAACCGCAACAATGTTGTGCTTTCGCGTCGTGCTCTGCTCGAACAGACCCAGTCCGAAACTCGCGCGAACTTCCTCAACGAGCTCCAGAAGGGTCAGGTTCGCAAGGGTGTCGTCTCCTCGATCGTTAACTTCGGTGCGTTCGTTGACCTCGGCGGTGTTGACGGTCTCGTCCACGTCTCCGAGCTCAGCTGGAAGCACATCGACCACGCTTCGGAAGTTGTCGAGGTTGGCCAGGAAGTCACCGTTGAGGTGCTCGAGGTTGACATGGACCGCGAGCGCGTATCTCTCTCGCTGAAGGCAACTCAGGAAGACCCGTGGCAGGTGCTTGCCCGTACCCACGCAATCGGCCAGATTGTGCTTGGCAAGGTCACCAAGCTGGTTCCGTTTGGTGCGTTCCTGCGCGTTGCCGACGGCATCGAGGGCCTCGTACACATCTCCGAGCTTTCGCACCAGCACATCGAGACTGCTGACCAGGTGGTTTCTGTTGGTGACGAACTGTTCGTCAAGATCATCGACATCGACCTCGAGCGTCGCCGCATTTCGCTGTCGCTCAAGCAGGCAAACGAGGGTGTCGACCCGGACGGCACCGAGTTCGACCCGGCTACCTACGGAATGCTTGCCGAGTACGACGAGCAGGGCAACTACAAGTACCCCGAGGGCTTCAACCCGGACACCAACGAGTGGATGGAAGGCTTCGAGGCGCAGCGCGAGGCATGGGAGCAGGAGTACGCTCAGGCTCAGTCGCGTTGGGAAGCTCACAAGGAGCAGGTGCGCGCCGCTCAGGCTGCCGCAGCAGACGCTCCCGAGCAGCAGCCGGCCCCGGCTTCGTCGTTCTCGAGCGAGTCGGACGACAGCCTCGGAACGCTTGCTGACGACGAGTCGCTGGCAGCGCTTCGCGAAAAGCTCGCCGGTAACTAA
- a CDS encoding DUF779 domain-containing protein encodes MTDYAAKPCIPGESDARVSMTEAARSLVLEVIRRHGPVMFHQSGGCCDGSAPMCYPAGEFMTGDADVLLGRFELRDDQQAAVPEVEFWMSREQFEYWRHTALILDAIAGRGAGFSLEAPLGKRFLIRSKLMNEPA; translated from the coding sequence ATGACTGACTATGCCGCCAAACCGTGTATTCCCGGAGAATCAGACGCACGGGTTTCGATGACCGAAGCGGCGCGGTCCCTCGTGCTGGAGGTCATCCGCAGGCACGGGCCGGTGATGTTTCACCAATCCGGGGGATGCTGCGATGGTTCCGCGCCCATGTGCTATCCGGCGGGGGAGTTCATGACCGGCGATGCTGATGTGCTGCTTGGGCGGTTCGAGCTCCGCGATGATCAGCAAGCAGCGGTACCGGAAGTAGAGTTTTGGATGTCGCGCGAACAGTTTGAGTATTGGCGACACACTGCGCTCATCCTCGACGCGATAGCGGGGCGCGGCGCCGGTTTCTCGCTCGAGGCGCCACTGGGTAAACGCTTCCTCATTCGTTCAAAGCTCATGAACGAACCGGCATAG